Proteins from a genomic interval of Youhaiella tibetensis:
- a CDS encoding ABC transporter ATP-binding protein, whose product MSLAEMTMAPQADGEVLVEMRDVDMEFVLGGALVNRHVLRALSGVSFSLRAGRALALVGESGSGKSTCARILARVYKPAKGQVTFKGNDIDGFEGRALDAYRADVQMIFQDPFGSLNPTQTIGYHLERPLRLHRPDLRGKAIGEEIEALLARVGLTPPADFAVRRPHELSGGQRQRVAIARALSVEPAVLLADEPTSMLDVSVRLGILNLLEDLKTQRNLAALYITHDIATARYFAEETAVLYAGHLVEQGPSEVITSTPAHPYTQLLIEAVPNPERKIVPRASRRATDIPMWTPESRGCPFVARCPRATGICREAMPEPTELGAGHVVRCHNL is encoded by the coding sequence ATGTCACTTGCTGAAATGACGATGGCTCCACAGGCGGACGGTGAGGTGCTGGTCGAGATGCGCGATGTCGACATGGAGTTCGTGCTGGGCGGCGCGCTGGTCAACCGCCATGTTCTGCGGGCGCTCTCGGGCGTCTCGTTCAGCCTGCGGGCCGGCAGGGCGCTGGCGCTGGTGGGGGAATCGGGGTCCGGCAAGAGCACGTGCGCGCGTATCCTGGCCCGGGTCTACAAGCCGGCCAAAGGGCAGGTGACCTTCAAGGGCAACGACATCGATGGCTTCGAGGGGCGTGCGCTCGATGCCTATCGCGCTGACGTGCAGATGATCTTCCAGGATCCGTTCGGCTCGCTCAATCCGACCCAGACGATCGGCTATCACCTCGAACGCCCGTTGCGGCTGCACCGGCCGGACCTGCGGGGCAAGGCGATCGGCGAGGAGATCGAGGCGCTGCTGGCCCGCGTCGGCCTGACGCCGCCCGCCGATTTCGCGGTGCGGCGTCCGCACGAACTTTCGGGCGGGCAGCGGCAGCGCGTCGCCATCGCCCGGGCGCTCTCGGTCGAGCCGGCAGTGCTGCTGGCGGACGAGCCGACATCGATGCTCGACGTCTCGGTGCGGCTGGGCATCCTCAACCTGCTCGAGGACCTCAAGACCCAGCGTAACCTGGCCGCGCTCTACATCACCCACGACATCGCCACGGCGCGCTATTTCGCCGAGGAGACGGCGGTGCTCTATGCCGGGCACCTGGTCGAGCAGGGGCCGAGCGAGGTCATCACCTCGACGCCGGCCCATCCCTATACGCAGCTGCTCATCGAAGCGGTGCCGAACCCGGAGCGCAAGATCGTGCCGAGAGCCAGCCGGCGGGCGACCGATATCCCGATGTGGACGCCGGAGAGCCGAGGCTGCCCGTTCGTGGCGCGGTGTCCGCGCGCGACCGGGATCTGCCGCGAGGCCATGCCGGAGCCGACCGAGTTGGGGGCCGGGCACGTGGTGCGGTGTCACAACCTCTAG